The Xanthomonas fragariae genome has a segment encoding these proteins:
- the folP gene encoding dihydropteroate synthase — MFDTALKLDCAGRSVRLDAPQVMGIVNVTPDSFSDGGQHATRNAAIAHGLKLVEEGAAVLDIGGESTRPGATPVSLEEELLRVIPVVEALAQRTSVPISVDTFKPEVMRAAVAAGAGMINDVYALREPGAMEAACELRVPVVLMHARSAPHAMQDALYYDDVVGEVHRFLAERIFAAEMAGIDKRRLILDPGFGFDKTTTHNFTVLAQLQRLQEFGLPVLAGLSRKRSIGELTGRQIASERVHGSVAAHLIAAQQGALLLRVHDVAATVDALKVWSAVAAIPAPRVGAPAAPITRWPAED, encoded by the coding sequence GTCACGCCAGACTCGTTTTCCGATGGTGGCCAGCACGCGACGCGCAATGCGGCGATCGCTCATGGTTTGAAGCTAGTGGAGGAGGGCGCTGCCGTCCTGGATATCGGCGGCGAATCCACCCGCCCCGGCGCAACGCCGGTGTCGCTGGAAGAAGAACTACTGCGTGTGATTCCGGTGGTTGAAGCGCTAGCGCAACGGACTAGCGTTCCGATCAGCGTGGACACGTTCAAACCTGAAGTCATGCGCGCCGCGGTCGCTGCAGGCGCCGGCATGATCAACGACGTTTACGCACTGCGTGAGCCAGGTGCAATGGAGGCTGCGTGCGAGTTGCGTGTGCCGGTGGTGCTGATGCATGCACGCAGCGCGCCGCATGCCATGCAGGACGCGCTTTACTACGACGACGTGGTAGGCGAGGTGCATCGCTTTCTGGCCGAACGCATTTTCGCTGCTGAAATGGCTGGTATCGACAAGCGCCGGCTGATTTTGGACCCAGGTTTTGGCTTCGACAAGACCACTACCCACAACTTCACTGTACTTGCGCAGCTGCAGCGCCTGCAGGAATTCGGCTTGCCGGTATTGGCAGGCTTGTCGCGCAAGCGCAGCATCGGCGAACTGACCGGGCGCCAGATCGCGAGCGAACGCGTGCACGGCTCGGTGGCAGCGCATCTGATCGCTGCGCAGCAAGGCGCCTTGTTGCTGCGTGTGCACGATGTGGCTGCAACAGTGGATGCGTTGAAGGTCTGGAGCGCGGTGGCGGCGATTCCCGCGCCACGTGTCGGTGCGCCGGCCGCACCGATCACTCGCTGGCCGGCCGAGGACTGA
- the miaA gene encoding tRNA (adenosine(37)-N6)-dimethylallyltransferase MiaA, with the protein MPADRRPLAIALMGPTASGKTALALNMAERWNGEIVSVDSALVYRGLEIGAAKPDAAMRAAVRHHLIDLRDPWQIYSAAEFATEARQAIEQIVARGKLPILVGGTGFYFRALLDGLSQLPEADPAVRAAIAAEAEQVGWAALHTQLAQFDSIAAARIHATDPQRIQRALEVYRISGCPISYWQALPPGPRLPVRVLKLVLAPRERAVLHARIAHRLDAMLAQDFLAEVQRLRELPQMRAVPAPLDLPAVRAVGYRQAWEYLDGAGSLADCRDKAVQATRQLAKRQLTWLRGELDARWFDPESDRHRLESALVGFLGHRPGVR; encoded by the coding sequence ATGCCGGCCGACCGACGCCCGCTCGCGATCGCGCTGATGGGCCCAACTGCCAGCGGCAAGACCGCGTTGGCATTGAACATGGCAGAACGCTGGAACGGAGAGATCGTCAGCGTCGACTCGGCGCTGGTCTATCGCGGCCTGGAGATCGGTGCGGCCAAACCGGACGCTGCGATGCGCGCGGCGGTGCGGCATCACTTGATCGATCTGCGCGATCCCTGGCAGATCTATTCGGCTGCGGAATTCGCCACCGAGGCGCGGCAGGCGATCGAGCAGATCGTTGCGCGCGGCAAGCTGCCGATTCTGGTTGGCGGAACCGGGTTCTACTTCCGCGCCTTGCTGGACGGGCTGTCGCAACTGCCGGAAGCCGATCCGGCTGTGCGCGCGGCGATCGCTGCCGAAGCCGAACAGGTGGGTTGGGCTGCATTGCATACCCAGTTAGCGCAATTCGACTCGATCGCGGCTGCACGCATCCATGCCACCGACCCGCAGCGCATCCAGCGAGCGTTGGAGGTGTATCGCATCAGCGGGTGCCCGATCAGCTACTGGCAGGCGCTACCGCCCGGGCCGCGCCTGCCGGTGCGGGTGTTGAAGTTGGTGTTGGCCCCACGCGAGCGTGCGGTGTTGCATGCCCGCATCGCACACCGGCTGGACGCGATGCTGGCGCAGGATTTTCTTGCCGAAGTGCAACGTTTGCGAGAGCTGCCGCAGATGCGGGCGGTGCCCGCGCCGCTGGATCTGCCTGCGGTGCGCGCAGTCGGGTATCGCCAGGCCTGGGAGTATCTGGACGGGGCCGGCAGCTTGGCCGACTGCCGCGACAAGGCGGTGCAGGCGACTCGGCAATTGGCCAAGCGTCAACTGACCTGGCTGCGTGGCGAGCTTGACGCACGCTGGTTCGATCCGGAGAGTGACCGGCATCGATTGGAAAGCG